From Daphnia pulicaria isolate SC F1-1A chromosome 11, SC_F0-13Bv2, whole genome shotgun sequence, the proteins below share one genomic window:
- the LOC124315585 gene encoding phosphatidylinositol-glycan biosynthesis class X protein-like, translated as MNRTITSCFLVILFHLNNTQLAHGEFTVEDFNSAYSEFQVTGDGFHREMRMSFSFLPASLLGCSVLIKWMIPSGIYVDPYQLQASVMNKTVRFSSHVNIEQMAHHAEPLTLHSLPHLQCGSSCSFFQSIQFHLRYHLPSSKNEYTAASLSSPSTYFSCDCASIDLTAVHKCVWQSLPEHVQIQQVLVPTGSLSHSPLVTIVTIAISFIGIASVAWASAVE; from the exons ATGAATCGAACAATAACATcttgttttttggttattctatttcatttaaataataCTCAATTGGCTCATGGAGAATTTACAGTAGAAGATTTCAACAGTGCGTACTCAGAATTTCAGGTGACTGGAGACGGTTTTCATCG GGAAATGCGAATGTCCTTCTCGTTTCTTCCTGCCTCTCTTCTAGGCTGTAGTGTACTTATAAAATGGATGATTCCTTCTGGAATCTATGTAGACCCATATCAACTTCAAGCTTCGGTAATGAACAAGACAGTTCGCTTCTCCAGCCATGTCAACATTGAACAAATGGCACATCATGCAGAACCTTTAACATTACACAGCTTGCCCCACCTTCAATGTGGGAGCAGTTGCAGCTTCTTCCAATCAATCCAGTTTCATCTGCGTTATCATCTCCCTAGCAGCAAAAATGAGTATACAGCAGCATCTCTATCCTCACCTTCTACCTATTTCTCTTGTGACTGTGCTTCGATAGATTTGACAGCTGTGCATAAATGTGTGTGGCAGTCATTACCTGAACATGTTCAAATTCAGCAAGTTTTAGTCCCAACTGGATCGCTGTCTCATTCACCACTAGTGACAATTGTTACAATAGCAATTTCATTCATTGGAATTGCTTCTGTTGCTTGGGCTTCAGCAGTAGAGTGA
- the LOC124315255 gene encoding cytochrome P450 3A14-like isoform X1, giving the protein MICIIRSVLHSNEPKMDASGFLSSPATWELAIASSLYILYRYATSTFNYFSDQGIPGPKPIPIFGNMWGVWKANLPAYDLALVNKYGKVFGYFDGPIPNLWITDADVIKAMYVKDFDHFVDRRSFEIKTKVMRKWLSLMRGQEWKDIRSSVTPAFTTGKIKRMSALIKDCVANLCDRVTTFTEKDGKIDAKLTFSAFTMDVIARCAFGLKIDTLGMKDDPFITNAQFVFNPPTNKTPLILLPFMYPDLFSKFGYFTERLIVTKEMKFFFKLLEDVLNDRLESNEKFNDFIEVADEAISEFTKVVDGKTVPMWTREIIDEIIMGQSTLFMLAGFDTTATTLTSTCFQLARNPDVQEKLYESIAAKMENYDEVSHEMVQDVPYLEMVIQEVLRYYPPLIRIERQCTKDYSYDNGRIKIKKGQVITVPTYALHHSEEYYPDPEKFDPERWSPENKAKRNPYSYMAFGTGPRNCVGMRFAMEELKMALCSLVHKFRFFPVEETPEGLQFDDGLTQVLQPIHAIVGIEFRQSNQN; this is encoded by the exons ATGATTTGCATCATACGTTCAGTCCTGCACAGCAACGAGCCCAAAATGGACGCATCGGGATTTCTCTCATCGCCCGCTACCTGGGAGTTAGCGATCGCCTCTTCTCTATACATTCTTTacag atATGCCACTTCCACATTTAACTACTTTTCCGACCAAGGAATTCCTGGTCCCAAACCAATCCCCATCTTCGGTAATATGTGGGGCGTTTGGAAAGCG AACCTTCCTGCGTACGACTTGGCATTAGTAAATAAATACGGAAAGGTTTTTGGTTATTTCGATGGCCCGATTCCAAACCTTTGGATCACGGATGCCGATGTGATAAAGGCGATGTACGTCAAAGATTTCGACCATTTTGTTGATCGCAGA tCTTTCGAGATAAAAACGAAAGTCATGCGCAAATGGTTGAGTCTAATGAGAGGTCAAGAGTGGAAGGACATTCGCTCGTCCGTTACACCTGCCTTTACCACCGGAAAAATCAAGCGG atgtCTGCATTGATCAAAGATTGCGTTGCCAATTTGTGCGATCGTGTCACGACTTTCACCGagaaagatggaaaaattgacgCCAAGCT AACGTTTAGTGCCTTCACCATGGACGTAATAGCAAGATGTGCTTTCGGTTTAAAAATCGACACTCTTGGCATGAAAGACGATCCTTTCATTACAAATGCTCAGTTCGTCTTCAATCCACCAACTAACAAGACACCACTTATTCTTCTACCAT TTATGTACCCAGACTTGTTTTCCAAGTTTGGATATTTCACCGAGCGTTTAATTGTCaccaaagaaatgaaattctttttcaagttgTTGGAAGATGTATTGAATGATCGCTTAGAGTCCAATGAG AAATTCAACGACTTCATTGAAGTGGCTGACGAAGCGATTTCAGAATTCACGAAAGTAGTCGATGGCAAAACGGTGCCCATGTGGACTCGTGAGATTATAGATGAGATCATAATGGGACAG TCGACACTCTTCATGCTTGCTGGATTCGACACAACAGCCACAACTTTGACTAGTACCTGCTTCCAGCTAGCCAGAAATCCGGATGTTCAAGAGAAACTATACGAAAGCATCGCTGCGAAAATGGAAAACTAT GATGAAGTTTCACACGAAATGGTCCAAGACGTTCCCTATTTGGAAATGGTTATTCAAGAAGTGTTGCGCTATTATCCGCCCCTTATCcg TATTGAGCGACAATGTACGAAGGATTACTCCTATGACAACGGccgcataaaaattaaaaaaggtcaaGTCATTACCGTTCCCACTTATGCTCTCCATCATTCAGAGGAATACTACCCCGATCCAGAAAAATTTGATCCTGAACG ATGGAGTCCGGAAAACAAAGCTAAGCGTAATCCTTACTCTTACATGGCATTCGGCACTGGTCCGAGAAACTGCGTCGGAATGCGTTTCGCCatggaagaattgaaaatggCCCTTTGTTCTTTGGTTCATAAATTTCGCTTTTTTCCAGTCGAAGAGACACCG GAGGGGCTCCAGTTTGACGATGGACTTACACAAGTTCTACAGCCGATCCATGCGATTGTGGGCATTGAATTCCGTCAATCAAATCAGAATTAG
- the LOC124315255 gene encoding cytochrome P450 3A14-like isoform X3, translating into MDLLDIFSSPVTWVVTVLSFLYLFYRYATSTHNYFSDQGIPGPKPIPFFGNMWGIWKNNIPELDVALVKKYGKVFGYFDGLIPNLWITDADMIKAMYVKDFEHFVDRRSFEMKTKVIRKWLTVMKGQEWKDIRSSVTPAFTTGKIKRMSVLIKGCVDNLCDRVTTFTENDGKIDAKMTFSAFTMDVIARCAFGLNIETLGNKDDPFITNAQHVTNPPANKSPIVFLPFAYPNFFTSLGSLAESIFVTKELKFFFKLLENILKERSLSKEKFHDFIEAADEAISEFTKEVDGKLVPIWTREEIDEIVMGQSTLFMLAGFDTTAATLTNTCFQLARNPDIQEKLYESIVAKMEEYDEVCHEMVQNVPYLDMVIQEVLRFYPPLIRVERQCTKDYSYDNGRIKIKKGQLVTVPAFALHHMEEYYPDPEKFDPERWSPENKANRNPYTFMAFGVGPRNCLGMRFALEEMKIAICCLVQKFRFFPVEETPEKLRFDDGLVQILQPIRAVVGIELRQSNSN; encoded by the exons ATGGACCTTTTGGATATTTTCTCTTCGCCCGTCACATGGGTAGTTACTGTcctctcttttctctatcttttttacAG ATATGCCACTTCAACTCACAACTACTTTTCCGACCAAGGAATCCCTGGTCCCAAGCCAATTCCCTTTTTCGGCAACATGTGGGGCATCTGGAAAAAT AATATTCCTGAACTTGACGTTGCCTTAGTGAAAAAATATGGCAAagttttcggatattttgacgGTTTGATACCGAACCTTTGGATAACAGATGCTGATATGATTAAGGCCATGTATGTTAAAGATTTCGAACATTTTGTCGACCGCAGA tcttttgaaatgaaaaccaaGGTCATCCGCAAGTGGTTGACAGTTATGAAGGGACAAGAGTGGAAGGATATTCGCTCATCCGTTACGCCAGCCTTCACAACtgggaaaataaaacga ATGTCCGTACTGATCAAGGGATGTGTTGATAACTTGTGTGACCGTGTAACGACCTTCACcgaaaatgatgggaaaattgaCGCCAAGAT GACGTTTAGTGCCTTCACCATGGACGTGATTGCACGATGTGCGTTTGGGTTGAATATTGAGACACTCGGGAATAAAGACGACCCTTTCATTACAAATGCGCAGCATGTTACGAATCCGCCAGCCAATAAATCCCCGATCGTCTTTTTGCCAT TTGCGTACCCTAATTTCTTTACTTCACTGGGAAGCCTTGCTGAGAGTATATTCGttacaaaagaattaaaattttttttcaaactcttGGAGAATATACTCAAAGAAAGGTCACTATCTAAAGAG aaattCCACGACTTTATAGAGGCGGCCGACGAAGCTATTTCCGAGTTCACGAAGGAAGTTGATGGAAAACTGGTTCCAATTTGGACACGTGAAGAAATAGATGAAATTGTTATGGGACAG TCGACTCTCTTTATGCTGGCCGGATTCGACACAACTGCCGCCACACTGACTAACACTTGCTTTCAGTTGGCAAGAAATCCAGACATCCAAGAAAAACTGTATGAAAGCATCGTTGCAAAAATGGAAGAATAT gatgaagTATGCCATGAAATGGTTCAAAACGTGCCTTATTTGGATATGGTTATCCAAGAAGTATTGCGCTTTTATCCGCCCCTTATCCG AGTTGAGCGTCAGTGCACAAAGGATTACTCTTACGACAATGGacgtataaaaattaaaaaaggacaATTGGTCACCGTTCCGGCCTTTGCTTTACATCACATGGAGGAATACTATCCCGATCCTGAAAAATTTGATCCCGAAAG GTGGAGTCCCGAAAATAAGGCCAATCGGAATCCCTACACCTTCATGGCATTTGGGGTAGGACCGCGAAACTGCTTAGGAATGCGTTTTGCAttggaagaaatgaaaattgccATCTGTTGTCTGGTTCAGAAATTCCGTTTCTTTCCAGTCGAAGAGACGCCG GAAAAACTTCGGTTTGACGACGGACTAGTACAAATTTTACAACCAATTCGTGCAGTGGTGGGCATTGAGCTCCGTCAGTCCAATTCAAATTAG